Proteins found in one Oryza glaberrima chromosome 4, OglaRS2, whole genome shotgun sequence genomic segment:
- the LOC127769855 gene encoding beta-1,2-xylosyltransferase XYXT1-like isoform X2 has product MRRGESKAATRGANRSSSSSSWKSRYIGYGLVLGFVLMLLYLMVNAQFSNNPNAYLGPATTSKTESIPATTYQGNQAWQDGSRGLEEGHREEVASAHTERSTGQRQEKDDESEKQRTEKNSIEEQLGNDRSSNYWEEGRQSEKKDTIEFSEFGGGTDDFNNVANTKPICDTSFGKYDICVLDGDTRAQGGAGAGAAAVTLVSPRAAPREWKIKPYSRKYLDGLKPVTVRSVPNPEDAPPCTTRLNVPAMVIELGGLTGNYWHDFTDVLVPLFIGARRFGGEVQLLVVNLLPFWVDKYRRIFSQISRHDIVDLEKDDDRGVVRCYPHVVVGYGSRKEFTIDPSLDDTGGGYTMVNFTEFLRQSYSLPRDRPIKLGTNHGARPRMMILERTNSRKLMNLPEVAAAARAAGFEVTVAGGRPTSTYDEFAREVNSYDVMVGVHGAGLTNCVFLPTGAVLLQIVPYGRLESIAQTDFGEPARDMGLRYIEYDIAADESSLMDVFGKDHPMIKDPVAVHLSGWGNVAEWYLGKQDVRVNIERFRPFLTQALEHLQ; this is encoded by the exons ATGAGGCGAGGGGAatcgaaggcggcgacgaggggCGCAAatcgatcgtcgtcgtcgtcgtcgtggaaGAGCAGATATATTGGATATGGCTTAGTTCTTGGCTTCGTGTTGATGCTGCTCTACTTGATGGTCAATGCGCAGTTCAGCAACAACCCAAATG CTTATTTAGGCCCAGCAACAACTAGTAAAACTGAATCGATTCCTGCTACAACATATCAAGGGAATCAAGCATGGCAAG ATGGGAGCAGAGGACTGGAGGAAGGCCACAGGGAGGAGGTAGCTAGCGCACACACGGAACGATCAACAGGCCAACGTCAAG AGAAAGATGACGAAAGCGAGAAGCAACGAACAGAGAAAAATTCAATCGAGGAACAATTAG GCAACGACAGGAGCTCTAACTACTGGGAGGAAGGACGCCAATCCGAGAAGAAGGATACGATAGAATTCAGTGAATTCg GAGGAGGAACGGACGACTTCAACAATGTTGCCAACACCAAGCCGATCTGCGACACGTCGTTCGGCAAGTACGACATCTGCGTGCTCGACGGCGACACGCGAGCGCagggaggcgccggcgccggcgccgccgcggtcaCCCTGGtctcgccgcgcgcggcgccgcgggaGTGGAAGATAAAGCCCTACTCCCGGAAGTACCTCGACGGCCTCAAACCCGTCACGGTGAGGTCCGTCCCCAACCCGGAGGACGCCCCGCCGTGCACGACGCGGCTGAACGTCCCGGCGATGGTGATCGAGCTCGGCGGGCTCACCGGCAACTACTGGCACGACTTCACCGACGTGCTCGTCCCGCTCTTCATCGGCGCGCGTCGCTTCGGCGGCGAGGTCCAGCTCCTCGTCGTCAACCTGCTGCCCTTCTGGGTGGACAAGTACCGGAGGATCTTCAGCCAGATCTCGCGGCACGACATCGTCGACCTGGAGAAGGACGACGACCGCGGCGTCGTCCGCTGTTACCCGCACGTGGTGGTCGGCTATGGCAGCCGCAAGGAGTTCACCATCGACCCCTCCCTGGacgacaccggcggcggctacaCCATGGTCAACTTCACCGAGTTCTTGAGGCAATCCTACTCGCTCCCGCGTGACCGGCCGATCAAGCTCGGTACCAACCACGGTGCACGGCCGCGGATGATGATCCTGGAGCGGACCAACAGCCGGAAGCTGATGAACCTCCCGGaggtcgccgcggccgcgcgggcggcggggttcGAGGTgaccgtcgccggcggccgtccGACGAGCACCTACGACGAGTTCGCCCGGGAGGTGAACTCGTACGACGTGATGGTGGGCGTGCACGGCGCCGGGCTGACCAACTGCGTGTTCCTCCCCACGGGGGCCGTGCTGCTGCAGATCGTGCCGTACGGCCGGCTCGAGAGCATCGCGCAGACGGACTTCGGCGAGCCGGCGCGAGACATGGGGCTCCGGTACATCGAGTacgacatcgccgccgacgagagctCGCTGATGGACGTGTTCGGCAAGGACCACCCCATGATCAAGGACCCCGTCGCCGTGCACTTGAGCGGGTGGGGAAACGTGGCCGAGTGGTACCTCGGGAAGCAGGACGTGCGGGTCAACATTGAGCGGTTTAGGCCGTTTCTGACGCAGGCGTTGGAGCACCTGCAGTAG
- the LOC127769822 gene encoding cysteine-rich receptor-like protein kinase 10, with amino-acid sequence MPCPSCRCNSGSIVFLLVEVVAILFTGATSKDTTNPFTSLDCPSPPPSASPSPPSSAINSTFQSNVLALLDDLPSAAGPTGFASLSRGEGADRAFVRGMCRGDSTPDDCATYLRSAVLDINGHCNSNRRAAIWYDKCFLSYADTNASTAYENSYHAELYNVNNVTDKVGFERTYYALMSRLRARAANDTARMFAAGEAVYDPGADNGTMYGLVQCMRDRTAAECDRCLNDSVQQLPSCCWGHQGGVVLGYNCYVRVEIYTYYDLTVDAQPPSPGPSASSSKPSIGEGQGKKGTNVIVATTVSIGTILLVAVFIAVFIYRRKTTKTMIPPDNTGNEEDNDYVDPPTLNLTVLRAATRNFSAENKLGEGGFGEVFKGILEDGEEIAVKRLSKTSSQGFHELKNELVLAAKLKHKNLVRLLGVCLQEEKLLVYEYMPNRSLDTILFEPEKRQQLDWRKRFMIICGIARGLLYLHEESSQKIIHRDLKPSNVLLDEDMIPKISDFGLARAFGGEQSKDVTRRPVGTLGYMSPEYAYCGHVSTKSDMFSFGVIVLEMVTGRRSNGMYASTKSDTYESADSTSLLSYVWEKWRTRSLADAVDASLGGRYPENEVFSCVQIGLLCVQENPADRPDISAVVLMLSSNSTSLQTPSKPAFFFGSGSIASLDAAGGHAFFGGRGSEVAAISSNKMSSNPVSKNEVTISELQPR; translated from the exons ATGCCGTGTCCGTCCTGTCGCTGCAACAGCGGCagcatcgtcttcctcctcgtcgaggTGGTGGCGATCCTTTTCACCGGAGCGACGTCCAAAGACACCACGAATCCATTCACTTCGCTCGACTGcccctcgccgccaccctcggcttcgccgtcgccaccctcaTCAGCGATCAACAGCACGTTCCAATCCAACGTGTTGGCGCTCCTCGACGAcctcccttccgccgccggccCCACCGGGTTCGCCTCCCTGTCCCGCGGCGAAGGCGCCGACCGCGCGTTCGTCCGCGGCATGTGCCGCGGCGACTCCACGCCGGACGACTGCGCCACCTACCTCCGCAGCGCCGTGCTGGACATCAACGGCCACTGCAACTCCAACCGCCGAGCCGCCATCTGGTACGACAAGTGCTTCCTCAGCTACGCCGACACCAACGCATCCACCGCCTACGAGAACAGCTACCACGCGGAGCTCTACAACGTCAACAACGTCACCGACAAGGTCGGCTTCGAGAGGACGTACTACGCGCTGATGAGCCGCCTCAGGGCGCGGGCCGCGAACGACACGGCGCGGATGTTCGCCGCGGGAGAGGCGGTGTACGACCCCGGCGCCGACAACGGGACGATGTACGGGCTGGTGCAGTGTATGAGGGACCGCACGGCGGCGGAGTGCGACCGCTGCTTGAACGACTCGGTGCAGCAGCTGCCGAGCTGCTGCTGGGGACACCAGGGTGGGGTGGTGCTCGGCTACAACTGCTACGTACGCGTCGAAATATACACCTACTACGATCTCACCGTCGATGCGCAGCCGCCGTCTCCCGGCCCGTCGGCCTCCAGCTCGAAGCCGTCTATCGGAGAAGGGCAGG GAAAGAAGGGGACAAATGTGATTGTTGCCACCACAGTTTCTATTGGAACAATACTACTAGTGGCTGTCTTTATTGCCGTTTTCATCTACAGGAGAAAGACAACGAAGACAATGATACCACCAG ACAACACCGGCAATGAGGAGGACAATGACTATGTTGATCCACCGACCCTTAACTTAACAGTGTTGAGAGCTGCAACAAGGAACTTCTCGGCAGAAAATAAGCTGGGAGAAGGAGGTTTCGGAGAAGTTTTTAAG GGTATACTAGAAGACGGGGAAGAAATAGCAGTGAAAAGGCTTTCGAAAACCTCCTCACAGGGGTTCCATGAATTGAAAAATGAACTCGTGCTAGCTGCCAAGCTCAAGCACAAAAATCTGGTGCGGTTACTAGGTGTTTGCTTGCAGGAAGAAAAACTACTTGTGTATGAATACATGCCTAATAGAAGCCTAGATACCATCCTTTTTG AGCCTGAGAAACGACAACAACTGGATTGGAGAAAAAGGTTTATGATCATTTGTGGAATTGCTCGAGGCCTTCTATATCTGCATGAAGAGTCTAGCCAGAAGATCATACATAGGGATCTGAAGCCAAGCAATGTCCTATTAGATGAGGATATGATCCCCAAGATCTCAGATTTTGGCCTTGCCAGGGCTTTTGGTGGAGAGCAATCGAAGGATGTTACAAGACGCCCTGTTGGAACCCT TGGGTATATGTCGCCGGAGTATGCCTACTGCGGGCATGTCTCCACTAAGTCAGATATGTTCAGTTTTGGGGTCATTGTTCTTGAGATGGTGACCGGTAGAAGGAGCAACGGGATGTATGCTTCCACCAAGTCGGATACTTATGAATCTGCCGACTCCACGTCTCTACTGAGCTAC GTATGGGAGAAATGGAGGACACGATCCCTAGCTGACGCAGTGGACGCGTCGTTGGGTGGCCGATACCCTGAAAACGAGGTCTTCAGCTGCGTGCAGATTGGGCTACTGTGTGTCCAAGAGAATCCAGCCGACAGGCCGGACATTTCAGCTGTGGTGCTAATGCTGAGCAGCAATTCCACGTCGCTGCAGACTCCTTCTAAGCCGGCTTTCTTCTTCGGCTCTGGCAGCATCGCCAGCTTGGATGCTGCTGGTGGACATGCATTTTTCGGTGGCCGGGGTTCAGAAGTTGCGGCCATCAGCAGTAACAAGATGTCCAGTAACCCCGTTTCAAAGAATGAGGTCACGATTTCAGAGCTTCAACCGAGGTAG
- the LOC127769855 gene encoding beta-1,2-xylosyltransferase XYXT1-like isoform X1, which translates to MRRGESKAATRGANRSSSSSSWKSRYIGYGLVLGFVLMLLYLMVNAQFSNNPNAYLGPATTSKTESIPATTYQGNQAWQEDGSRGLEEGHREEVASAHTERSTGQRQEKDDESEKQRTEKNSIEEQLGNDRSSNYWEEGRQSEKKDTIEFSEFGGGTDDFNNVANTKPICDTSFGKYDICVLDGDTRAQGGAGAGAAAVTLVSPRAAPREWKIKPYSRKYLDGLKPVTVRSVPNPEDAPPCTTRLNVPAMVIELGGLTGNYWHDFTDVLVPLFIGARRFGGEVQLLVVNLLPFWVDKYRRIFSQISRHDIVDLEKDDDRGVVRCYPHVVVGYGSRKEFTIDPSLDDTGGGYTMVNFTEFLRQSYSLPRDRPIKLGTNHGARPRMMILERTNSRKLMNLPEVAAAARAAGFEVTVAGGRPTSTYDEFAREVNSYDVMVGVHGAGLTNCVFLPTGAVLLQIVPYGRLESIAQTDFGEPARDMGLRYIEYDIAADESSLMDVFGKDHPMIKDPVAVHLSGWGNVAEWYLGKQDVRVNIERFRPFLTQALEHLQ; encoded by the exons ATGAGGCGAGGGGAatcgaaggcggcgacgaggggCGCAAatcgatcgtcgtcgtcgtcgtcgtggaaGAGCAGATATATTGGATATGGCTTAGTTCTTGGCTTCGTGTTGATGCTGCTCTACTTGATGGTCAATGCGCAGTTCAGCAACAACCCAAATG CTTATTTAGGCCCAGCAACAACTAGTAAAACTGAATCGATTCCTGCTACAACATATCAAGGGAATCAAGCATGGCAAG AAGATGGGAGCAGAGGACTGGAGGAAGGCCACAGGGAGGAGGTAGCTAGCGCACACACGGAACGATCAACAGGCCAACGTCAAG AGAAAGATGACGAAAGCGAGAAGCAACGAACAGAGAAAAATTCAATCGAGGAACAATTAG GCAACGACAGGAGCTCTAACTACTGGGAGGAAGGACGCCAATCCGAGAAGAAGGATACGATAGAATTCAGTGAATTCg GAGGAGGAACGGACGACTTCAACAATGTTGCCAACACCAAGCCGATCTGCGACACGTCGTTCGGCAAGTACGACATCTGCGTGCTCGACGGCGACACGCGAGCGCagggaggcgccggcgccggcgccgccgcggtcaCCCTGGtctcgccgcgcgcggcgccgcgggaGTGGAAGATAAAGCCCTACTCCCGGAAGTACCTCGACGGCCTCAAACCCGTCACGGTGAGGTCCGTCCCCAACCCGGAGGACGCCCCGCCGTGCACGACGCGGCTGAACGTCCCGGCGATGGTGATCGAGCTCGGCGGGCTCACCGGCAACTACTGGCACGACTTCACCGACGTGCTCGTCCCGCTCTTCATCGGCGCGCGTCGCTTCGGCGGCGAGGTCCAGCTCCTCGTCGTCAACCTGCTGCCCTTCTGGGTGGACAAGTACCGGAGGATCTTCAGCCAGATCTCGCGGCACGACATCGTCGACCTGGAGAAGGACGACGACCGCGGCGTCGTCCGCTGTTACCCGCACGTGGTGGTCGGCTATGGCAGCCGCAAGGAGTTCACCATCGACCCCTCCCTGGacgacaccggcggcggctacaCCATGGTCAACTTCACCGAGTTCTTGAGGCAATCCTACTCGCTCCCGCGTGACCGGCCGATCAAGCTCGGTACCAACCACGGTGCACGGCCGCGGATGATGATCCTGGAGCGGACCAACAGCCGGAAGCTGATGAACCTCCCGGaggtcgccgcggccgcgcgggcggcggggttcGAGGTgaccgtcgccggcggccgtccGACGAGCACCTACGACGAGTTCGCCCGGGAGGTGAACTCGTACGACGTGATGGTGGGCGTGCACGGCGCCGGGCTGACCAACTGCGTGTTCCTCCCCACGGGGGCCGTGCTGCTGCAGATCGTGCCGTACGGCCGGCTCGAGAGCATCGCGCAGACGGACTTCGGCGAGCCGGCGCGAGACATGGGGCTCCGGTACATCGAGTacgacatcgccgccgacgagagctCGCTGATGGACGTGTTCGGCAAGGACCACCCCATGATCAAGGACCCCGTCGCCGTGCACTTGAGCGGGTGGGGAAACGTGGCCGAGTGGTACCTCGGGAAGCAGGACGTGCGGGTCAACATTGAGCGGTTTAGGCCGTTTCTGACGCAGGCGTTGGAGCACCTGCAGTAG